The region cCCAAACCGCAGCAGTGTGATGAACGTTTGCAGCAGCCACTCAACCATCTGTTCCTTATAAACTGTTCCATTTTCAGAGAAGGGAGGAAACCAAGTCAGACAATTTTAAGAAGAGATTTTGCTTCATAATTCTGTggtatttaaatttttatgttcAAGACTTTTCTTTTGCTGGCTGGATTTgcctttttccatgtttttttaaacttgccCTTTAATTACAATTTAGAAGAGCAACTTTTATGGGAGGGTGAAGGTAGCAGGGTAGTAGTGCAGGAAGGCAAACCAAGTGTGTGAGAAACGCACCCCAAGAAGCTGTCCTCAGAGCACCCCAGCCCTTTGGCAGCTGCAGATACCAATTGCTTTCAAGCACACACAGTTGGCAGTCAGATTATGTAATAAAAAGTGGGAAAAGAAAGGTAGATATGTATGAGGTAAactggaaggaagaaagaaaatgccatGCTTTCCTTTGTCTATTTTAATACCATTTCAGCCTTCTCTCAGTGGGGTTCAAACTGTATCTAAGCAAATGAATAGCTGACAATGACAGCTGAAGCACCCAGTATGccaaaggcagaaaagaacaGTGGctcaaacaaaatctgttttcactGCACGCTGTGACCCCTCGGGCTGCTTGCTGAGGAGCATGAAAGCAGTCTTACAGCAAACCTCCACAGACGGGCATCTCTCTGCAGGCCTGGCCAGGGAAAGCTGAAGCATGAGTCTTTTGGCACTAATCCAGGCTGCAGTCCTCTCATTACTTAATGGATTCAGGTTCAGGGAACACAAACGATCTGATGGAGTCCCTGGGAACTGTGCTATCCACAGAGAAATGTGAAAATGGCTGAGGTTTCCCTACAACACGTAATTCAGTCTGAGCGCCCCACGGTCAGTGAAAGAACGCACGGTGGCTGATGACTTCAGGACTTTCTTTCTTCCCAGCCACTCACAGTTATCTCTCTGATTTAGTGTTTAGACAACTCTGTGTGTAAAAGAAGACACATAATGGCTTGTGTGACAAGGATAATCCAATATGCTTTAACCATTTTTGTTCCCCTCCAGTCGTGGCCCTTATGGTCGGAATAACGGATCCTTATCCTACAAGTCTGGAGCCAGCCCACCTGCTTTCCTTGAAAAGGACCCTTTGCCAACGCTGTCCAAAAACCAGCTGAGCCCTACTAACATCCATCAGAGTTACAGGGCTTcttcagccagcagcagcaacTCAGGCTCATACAAAGGAAGCGACAGCAGCCCAGTGATGAGGCAAGTCTTTACTTCAGCATCCTGGTGTTCAGCACACTGACACACTTCTCTGCACTGTAACGTGGGATCAGCTGTATGAGTTGCTGAGCAGGTCACCTTGCTCCTCAGCAGAGGTGTGACTTATACTGGTGGCTAGACAGTCAACAGGGTGCTCCATCCCTTGTAAAAGCTTTATTGTTCCAGCACTGTAAAATTCAAGGTTGCTTTTAGTCAAAGGTTTTTGTAGTTGGTTTTCATTCCAAGACAGGATCCTTCATGTAGTTTCATGCCGTCAGTTCTCATGGGCATTTACTGGTTCTTTCGTCTTAAGGGTCCTTTGGCTTTGGAGAGAGTTGGGTGAGGTAGTATAGAGAGCATTATACACTTGAAGGAAAATTCATCCTGCCCAGCCTTAGGCACCTCCCTCTGCAGTTTGCTGTACAGGAAAGAGAGACCTGCCAGAGCACCGTGACATATTGCAGAGAAGTAATTGCCACcgtgctgctgctgtttccctcTCTCAGGCAACAAAACAGCCAAGAATGTCAGATACACACCTAAAGTTAGACAGGATGAATTCAGGTTACAGCATGCTCAACTTCATAATGGACGTGTGGAGCTGAACTCAGTCTGTGTGCTACCTCACCTGGCCGTGTCTGCAGCTGATGCCTTTGCCAGTAGCCCAGCTGCCCGCTCTTGGACATTCTACCTATTTTGGGTGAGGGGATGGCGACGGATTTTGAAGTTAAATGTCTCATTTGATGTAATGGCACTGAAACCAAGTATGGTAAATAGTGAATTTTGCACTATAGCCGCAAATCAGGAGTTTCCTCAAGTATTTTGATTTGCCAGAGGGAGTCACTTGTGCAGAAACTGAGGAGCCCCAAATGAGTCAAGTGTAGACTCAGCTTTGTATCAGCCAAtgggatgtttttctttttgccagaACTGAAGAACTGTGGGAGTGATGTTATgtgatggtttggtttttttcgtTTCAGGCGATCAGGGAGATACAATTCTTGTGGTGACAATCACAGCATGAAGCCACAAAATCCAGAGCAATACTTGACTCCTCTGCAGCAGAAAGAAGTTACAGTAcggcatttgaaaacaaagctgaagGAATCTGAGAGCAAACTTAAAGAAAGGTAAATTTCACTTCAGAAATCAGAGTTAGAAAGATTTATTCAGGAGCATTAGGAGTGGGAATCCTAAATATTTTTACTCATTTCTTGACCACATAAAGTTTTCATTATGAAATTTGAAATATGATCAGTCTGATTAGGTTGCTTTCAGGTTATTTCAGGTTTCATAGTGTTCTCAGGGAATATGTACCATGCAGTTCAGTTATGAATATagcttgcttttcctttctttgaacTTTCACAATAGtatatttttaaaggattattttttaCCAGTCTGATTTAGCATTgagatattttatatataaaccAGTTTCTATCTGACAGTATGCATTACCTTAGTCTCCTGTTTTACCTCACTCAGTGAAATACAACTACAAACGTCCTCCTTCTCCCCTAATTAAAGAAAAGCTCTTACACAAACCAGTGTGCCCGCTTGTGTTTTTGTCATTTGGGTACGAATTTTTCATAATAGTCCTTTGTGTGGACACTGAGCAAAGAAGTGACAATGTGCATTACACAGCAACAGATGTCATCTCTTTTACTAAAACTGTGCTCCGAGAGCTGGCTCTCCAGCAGACACAACTGAAGTGGGCACAAAGGACTGTTTGAATGGAGCCCCAAGGCAGAGGCCCATGGACCCTGTGGTCCAGGTCGGGATAGCCTGAGCTCTGCATCTGCAAGAGCTGGATCTCAAGGCGCCCCCTCTCCCCACTTGCTTGCAAGTCAAGGCAGCAGTCTCTAGCTCCACACTGGGCAAAGCAAGCCAGGTGCCTGCAGCCCTGAGCCGTCCTGCTGTCTGAGGCCATTGTTGGCTCTGGTTGTATGTGAGGAGCTGCTGGCAGGCCCAGGGGGATGCATCCAGGCAGCTGATTCTCATTTCCTCCAGGGTCAGGCAGTAGGTGAGATGCTGGACCTGACCTAGAGGCCACTACTTGTGCCTCAAAATGCCAGGATCATGGCACAGCCCACAAGGCTGCTGACTGTGTGGCGAGGTTGGTGACCAGTTAGCAGCCAGCCAGCATGTGTTGGCAGCAGGCTTACATTTCTGCTGCTCTCAGAGGCAGCAGCAAATGGTGCATGGAGGAGATTGCTACCTTCTTGGAGCATCTCTGTGGCATAGCCATCGCAGTGTGGTGGAGCCTCACATTGACTACTTTAACTGCCCAGTCAGCAGAAGTGttacaacatttttgttttgtgataGGGAAACAGAAATAGAAGAGCTCAAAGCTCAGCTGGGACGGATGAGGGAAGACTGGATTGAAGAAGAGTGTAATCGTGTGGAGGCAGAACTGGCCTTAAAGGAAGCAAGAAGTGAAATTAAACAACTCAAACAGGTTATTGAAACCATGAAAACCAGCTTGgctgagaaagacaaaaaaattcagaaatactcCATAGATATAAATATTCAAAACAAGAAACTGGAATCTTTGCTGCAGAGCATGGAGATGGCTCAGAATAGCACTGTGAGGGATGAACAGTGCCTGGAGTACACGTGTGACTCAGAGAGGAAGCCCTTAGCATTGTGTGCCACAATGCCAACCAGCCTTATCACAGAGGACCAAGATCTGGAGGAGGTGGCAGATAGTGGACTTCTTCTTAATGAGGACACAGGTAATGGGAGTGGTTCATCTGAACAGAGTTTGACCACCACAACCTCTGAGTGGAGTGATCCAGCTCCCTCCAGTTCTGCTGTGAAAGAGATGCTTGAAAAGGTTCTGGATGAAAAACTAGCTTCTTtccaggaggaagagaaaagcagcaacatCATGGTAGAACAGGCCGTCCAGACTGACATAGTGCTGTATAGCCTAGATGTGGAGCAGCTCATTCAAAACATCTTCAGAGCTCAAGATGCTTATCCTCTAAGCCCACCTTCTTCACTGAAGGAATTGGGGGAATTCTCTCTTGGAAGCTTCAGTGATTCTGGTATCACTGTGGACTTAACTCCAAGTGATCCAAACTCTGCCATCCTTTTGTCTCCTATGGAGTCTCCATGCAGGAAGGTGGAGCGCGGAGTTAACGAAAACCATTTCATGAAAGAACTCGACTTTACTGAACCTCATGACGATGAAGCCTTTGGGTGTGTAAATACTTTATCTCAGACAGGAATAAAGAGGAGATACTGGAGCAGCAGTCTTCTCAGAGATGTTCTGGCTGTAGCAGCCCCTGTTGTGCCAACTATCATGTGGGCTTTCAGTACTCAGAGAGGAGGAACAGATCCCATTTACAATATTGGAGCATTGCTTCGTGGTTGCTGCCTGGTGGCCATGCACTCTTTACGCCGTACACCTTTCAATATCAAACCCTAAAGTCCACTCTGTCCCTGGGCACCAActggctgaggcacagagaaggAGGGATGACATCATAAGAATTTACTGTATATTCTGGCAGAGCCCATAATTTTGCTTTTGACTATTTGATTTGCACTATAAATCAGTACAAAAACATGTTccttgtttcaaaataaaaaagctgaacCCTGTAGTTCCACAAGATGTGTTTTTAACAGTACTGCTGCCTACAGAAATAGTCTTCCTGCTCCCAAGGACTGTGTCCCTCCCCTGTGCTAGTGTCTTTCTGGTGCCAGCACATCTGCAGTGAACATGACCAGGGAAATTAAGGAGAATTAGAGCTAGTGCTCTGTCATGTTCGTTTGCTGAGTTAGCATTAAGCTCAGTCCTTTTCCCTAGCTGGTTCACTGAGCAAATGTACAGGCGCTTTGCACTGGCTCAAGGGTAGCACAAGATGCACACAGAAACAAATGACCAGAGAAAGGTGGGGTATTTCTTTAGGCAGCACTAACCTAAAACATCTGTGAAACTACAGTGTTAAGTAAGTGACATGGAGACTCATTCCCACCAAGGGTATCACACTTGTGCTCCAGAAAGCATGCTAGCGCTTTCCATTTGTTGTCCAAAGTAAAGAAGTAAAACCCATATTCCCCAGGCAGCTTCCAGCACATCGTTCGTGCCCGTCTTGTGTAGTGCTCTTCTCAATCGTATAATTGCTTGAGCATTTCACTGGTCTTGTGCATATATGGGGACCGTAACCAAAAATGTACATTGTTGGGAGTCTTGAAAATTGTTACAATGATAAGTATAGGCGTGGATACACTTTGAATCTTAATGTTGAAGTCTTAATGTATTGGAACCCGATAGTCCTTTGAGCCCTTTGAAATACTATGTATAAATGTATTGTGGTTTAACTTAtttatttaattgctttattATAAATTACCTTTATAATCACAAATTCAGTAAAGCATGTTAGAAATGTCAAATGTGAGAGTGTTTTACTGTAGCAAAACTATAAAAAAATGTCCCATTTCAGCTGAGCTGTCAAGGCACAGGCCGAGCGGAAGAAGGCACTGTATCAGGGCATAAGAAAGCATCAGGATCCAGAGAACAGAGTTAGACTGAGAAAATCTTAAGTACAGCTCCACGCATAAGCGCTCAGCCCGAGAAAAAGGCTCCAGCTGGTCTGCAGACGTGCACATCACCCACACTGCTGCACCCATGTTGCATTAACAGATGCAAGTGACCTAGTCTTTAACCCAATGAAATCTTGTGGAAATCTCTTAACTTCTCATTTCTGTGCTCCCAGAAGAATACCAGTCTTCCCAGCATTTAACAGATGTCCAGAAGGCCTTGTTTAACCCGGCCGAGAGTCATGCAGTCTCAGTGTGCATGCCAAGTTGCAACTGTAACCATCAAACCATGAATTCTCCATGTCCAAAACTAGAGGCCTGTGCATAGATCAGAGGAGGGCAACATAATGCAACAGAGGAAGCAGTGGGGTTTTCTGGCTCCACCCAAGCTTTCAACACCACATCTGGCCATTTAGACCTCACGGGTCTCCTGTTTTCCCTTCAGCACAGCAAGTGTGGTATTTTCCTGTGCAGGCCAGAGCAGAAGAGGTTTAGTGAAGCTTGACAGTGCCATGCATTGCTCCACAGcttttgggaagaagggagtCATTAGTAAGCCACAAGGGAGGAGGAATAATGAGCCAGCATGCGAGGAGCATTTTCAACACTCAAGACTTGTAGACTTTTCATGTCCCTGTGATGACCAGGTTCTGAATTATTTGCGTTCACACCAAAGATTCAAGAGGGTTCATTAAGCGTTCTATTAAGGCAGATAGATCTAACAGACAATTTGATGTAACATAGTCCCCAAGAGTTGATAAAGATGGCCATAAGAGCATCTTGCTTTCCTCATCCATGCTCTCCTGCCTTCCTGGGTTCCTGCAGGCCAGCTGGCTTGCCTTATGACACTATTGCAATACATACTGCTCAAAGGTCactttcaaaagctttttaagTATACGGACACTAGGGCCAAAATTAATAGTTGGGGGGGGCTTAATGTAAATTTTACACTACCATGGAATTTCATCATTCCTAGATATCTCTTCTTGGGACTGAAACACATTACAGAAAATGACTTATTCCTACTTCAAAGTATGTCTGTTCGAGGCCAAGAGAGCAATATTTTATACGTGATGTAACCAACTTTATTATAATTTTGGATTTCCCTTTTACAGCCACTATTGTTTAAGTCATCTTCAAGTGGCAGTGAAATGGAGcataatttagagaaaaaagtGATCTTCAGTTCTAGGAGAGACTCACCTGCACCTACATGGGTTTCTTTTGCAGCAAGAGGCAACAAAGCAACACAAACCTACacttacatttaaaatttcaaTAGGCCAATCTCATTTCAATCCATGTTTTGGTCAGGTTCCGTTTAGCAGCAGTGTTTATAAACATGCTGTTTAAGACATAAGGTGCTAACACCAGAATAACATCAAAGTTGCTTTCTGCCTTTAAAACCTTTTGGTCTGCTCAGCTCTCATAAGGCATTTAAGTGTGCTCAGCGAGAGGCGACGGATTTCCCATCGCATTCCCGATAAAAGTCCTTGCTCTGATCTCTGCCCAAAATGCGGCTTGCTTCCAAGCCTCCACCTTTTCTTCTCCATGCTGCAAGGGTGTACAGCTCAAGGTGCCCTCTGTAATAGGCCTGAAGTTCCATTTCAGAGTATATGCTAAAAGCTGCTACAAAcataccatcttttttttttttccccctctaatattttgcttttgtcttaGTCATAACTCACCTGGATCCTGCTGGTGCTGTATGGAGTAGTTATGTGAGGACCATCAACCTCCAAACAGGtcaataaaaactttttttttttttctgagtttagaAAATACTCATACCCGCACCCATACCACACTGGAAAGTCTCAAAGCATGCATGTGGGGAGGACAAGCAGCTCGTAGGCTAAGGGTAAAACAGCAGATGTCTACTTGAATTCAAGCTTATAGCATAGGAACCAAGTCAGCTCCTTCCTGTGCTGAAGCAACGCCTGTTAATAATCccattacacatttttctttctaaccCAGGagcaaaaaagcttttctttaaaatccatCTTAAGAGGTACTCGACATGTCCCTAAGCTACTGAAAGCACTGAGGCCCAGGCACTGCCCACCTCCATGCCAGCTTCACCTGCACCTTTACTTATGCCCACCCTCTCACAAGGGTGTTCTTAACTTGTAATTACTTActcatttctccttcctttccctacAAATCAACTCTCTCTCCTAAATCCCAACCTCTAGAAACATACTAAAATGAAAGCACTGTTGTATGTATGTCCTACCACAAAAGAGCATTTTGCTCCAAAACCCTTCAGACAAATGAACGCAGGACACTGCAAACATGAACAACTACAGCACAGTCAAAGAAAGGACGATTTTCCAGTCATCCTGGCAGGTCAATCCTCCATAGTCAAGAATAACTGTTAAGGAAATCAAGCCTagctttcagtaaagaaaaaaaagacatggcCAACAAGCCAAGTATGAGAGGGAAAAGGATGAGCCTatggcagcaggagggaaagcaACAAGTGTGCACAGTGGGTGTACGAGATCCCTCAAGGAACTcgaatggaaaaataaaacagagcagcAGCTATGCCAAAGGTTTAGGAAAAGGGTTTTCACATTTGTTGAGGATAAAATTCCAGATATAGGAAGGAGGTAAGAAGATATAGCACAGGAAAAAGATGAAACTGATAGCAAGGCATGTGTTTCTAACATGCAAGATACTAGCTACAAGAGCACTATTGTCCTTACTGGCATCATATCAGTGCATGGTAGAGAAGATGGGAGTAATACTTAGAGCAGCTTTGCTCAAGGACAGGCAGGAAGATAGAGGGAAGAACAGCAAAGCAGGACGCAGCAGGAGCGGGAAAAGCAAGGCAGGAGGGCTGACATGCAAGAAGGTGGCAGTACCCGATggattttaaaatgtctgaaggCTCAAAAAAACAATGCACTTTCACAATGCGTTCAGGGGCTTTGTTTCTAACTTTTTATTAACTAGCccatgttttgttatttttaataagtaGTACTTACTTGAATCTATTTTACATTGTCTCATAAATAGCAATACTaagcactatttttttaaaaaagctgagATGTAGCTTCCAACAGGTTTTACCTTAAATAGGCAATAGATAATAGGTTTCCCTGCCCTGCGTCAGCAATAGTGAAAGAACCGACTTGTACCTCCTTGCTTCGTCAGTGTGATTAAAAGGACAGACACAGATCGTTATTAAAGCTTATCCACAGACTTTCTCCCTGTCTCCCATTCACTAACAAATACTTCAGGGGTGGGTACTGAGATTTGCTTGCCATACCACTGTTTAGTCTAAACAGACTGTACTCATCCATTCCACTCCAGCCACAACACTTGTGCAGAAAACTGGCACAAAAGCGCATATTGTTGCCTTCTAAAacgtattttaaaatttaacatttctcAATGACTTTTCATATCTGAAAACCGCTGTCAAATCAGTTGACTTGTGTAAGATTTTAAGCAACATGACAAGCATACTGactatataaaaaaaccccaacttttttcCATGACTAAGGCCATTAAAGGTAATTCTTACTCAATTACTTATCTTTTAAGCAAAACTTGTCAGAA is a window of Athene noctua chromosome 2, bAthNoc1.hap1.1, whole genome shotgun sequence DNA encoding:
- the SYBU gene encoding syntabulin isoform X3 — encoded protein: MGPLRESGKEQKTQLEKEVSRSRIPRLVLRPQQKVSPASESPFSEEESREFNPPSSSGGSGRTVSSNSFCSGSEADFSSSSSTGSISAPEVHMSAAGSKRSFSRNRGPYGRNNGSLSYKSGASPPAFLEKDPLPTLSKNQLSPTNIHQSYRASSASSSNSGSYKGSDSSPVMRRSGRYNSCGDNHSMKPQNPEQYLTPLQQKEVTVRHLKTKLKESESKLKERETEIEELKAQLGRMREDWIEEECNRVEAELALKEARSEIKQLKQVIETMKTSLAEKDKKIQKYSIDINIQNKKLESLLQSMEMAQNSTVRDEQCLEYTCDSERKPLALCATMPTSLITEDQDLEEVADSGLLLNEDTGNGSGSSEQSLTTTTSEWSDPAPSSSAVKEMLEKVLDEKLASFQEEEKSSNIMVEQAVQTDIVLYSLDVEQLIQNIFRAQDAYPLSPPSSLKELGEFSLGSFSDSGITVDLTPSDPNSAILLSPMESPCRKVERGVNENHFMKELDFTEPHDDEAFGCVNTLSQTGIKRRYWSSSLLRDVLAVAAPVVPTIMWAFSTQRGGTDPIYNIGALLRGCCLVAMHSLRRTPFNIKP
- the SYBU gene encoding syntabulin isoform X1, producing MGPLRESGKEQKTQLEKEVSRSRIPRLVLRPQQKVSPASESPFSEEESREFNPPSSSGGSGRTVSSNSFCSDDTGCPSSQSVSPVKTPSDAGNSPISFCTGSDGDFSRKKFSPGTMSEGNPQLARYKKETKTSVVKPGSEADFSSSSSTGSISAPEVHMSAAGSKRSFSRNRGPYGRNNGSLSYKSGASPPAFLEKDPLPTLSKNQLSPTNIHQSYRASSASSSNSGSYKGSDSSPVMRRSGRYNSCGDNHSMKPQNPEQYLTPLQQKEVTVRHLKTKLKESESKLKERETEIEELKAQLGRMREDWIEEECNRVEAELALKEARSEIKQLKQVIETMKTSLAEKDKKIQKYSIDINIQNKKLESLLQSMEMAQNSTVRDEQCLEYTCDSERKPLALCATMPTSLITEDQDLEEVADSGLLLNEDTGNGSGSSEQSLTTTTSEWSDPAPSSSAVKEMLEKVLDEKLASFQEEEKSSNIMVEQAVQTDIVLYSLDVEQLIQNIFRAQDAYPLSPPSSLKELGEFSLGSFSDSGITVDLTPSDPNSAILLSPMESPCRKVERGVNENHFMKELDFTEPHDDEAFGCVNTLSQTGIKRRYWSSSLLRDVLAVAAPVVPTIMWAFSTQRGGTDPIYNIGALLRGCCLVAMHSLRRTPFNIKP
- the SYBU gene encoding syntabulin isoform X2, yielding MGPLRESGKQEQKTQLEKEVSRSRIPRLVLRPQQKVSPASESPFSEEESREFNPPSSSGGSGRTVSSNSFCSDDTGCPSSQSVSPVKTPSDAGNSPISFCTGSDGDFSRKKFSPGTMSEGNPQLARYKKETKTSVVKPGSEADFSSSSSTGSISAPEVHMSAAGSKRSFSRNRGPYGRNNGSLSYKSGASPPAFLEKDPLPTLSKNQLSPTNIHQSYRASSASSSNSGSYKGSDSSPVMRRSGRYNSCGDNHSMKPQNPEQYLTPLQQKEVTVRHLKTKLKESESKLKERETEIEELKAQLGRMREDWIEEECNRVEAELALKEARSEIKQLKQVIETMKTSLAEKDKKIQKYSIDINIQNKKLESLLQSMEMAQNSTVRDEQCLEYTCDSERKPLALCATMPTSLITEDQDLEEVADSGLLLNEDTGNGSGSSEQSLTTTTSEWSDPAPSSSAVKEMLEKVLDEKLASFQEEEKSSNIMVEQAVQTDIVLYSLDVEQLIQNIFRAQDAYPLSPPSSLKELGEFSLGSFSDSGITVDLTPSDPNSAILLSPMESPCRKVERGVNENHFMKELDFTEPHDDEAFGCVNTLSQTGIKRRYWSSSLLRDVLAVAAPVVPTIMWAFSTQRGGTDPIYNIGALLRGCCLVAMHSLRRTPFNIKP